Proteins encoded in a region of the Euleptes europaea isolate rEulEur1 chromosome 3, rEulEur1.hap1, whole genome shotgun sequence genome:
- the RASSF9 gene encoding ras association domain-containing protein 9 — MAPFGRNLLKTRHKTRSPVKDMGSGEREITVWVCQEEKIVSGLTKRTTCTDVIEALLEEHQTTFSEKRFLFGQPKDYCIIEKWRGSERVLPPLTKMLRLWKAWGEEQTNLQFVLVKSDAFLPFPLWRTAEAKMVPSLERQWDLSPANYMKMLPVDKQKRIVRKTFRKLAKLKQEGALQERDNIETLIHLILSQDHTIHQQISRMQELDLEIEKCETKCHLHWVESEGENYVQKSYLMASSSNLEQQMDLPHSHQQVQESLCKSEGILQVEEGLKHHKFLIEKLSAAIEQELQGIKTNGDSWTDEASKGEMEHSDLDSVKNELEDSMQDALRVHSQLNCIQQELKYRDLMLQKKDKEYQLLAEELNTLYAKGKTEGRCPPSEEQANGSELAPKTFTGTDLLLKVTNLDINDTDSDTGISSTHSQDSETALGDLILLAT; from the coding sequence ATCTCCGGTGAAAGACATGGGCTCTGGTGAGCGAGAAATCACAGTGTGGGTCTGCCAGGAAGAGAAAATTGTAAGTGGATTGACAAAGCGTACCACTTGCACTGATGTAATTGAAGCTTTGCTTGAAGAACACCAAACTACTTTTTCAGAAAAGAGGTTTCTCTTTGGACAACCCAAGGATTACTGCATAATAGAGAAATGGAGAGGTTCAGAACGGGTCCTTCCGCCGCTCACAAAAAtgctgagactctggaaagcctgGGGGGAAGAACAAACAAATTTGCAGTTTGTGTTGGTGAAGTCGGAtgccttcctcccctttccactGTGGAGGACAGCTGAAGCTAAGATGGTACCCAGTCTAGAAAGACAATGGGACCTTAGTCCAGCAAATTACATGAAGATGTTGCCAGTGGACAAGCAAAAGAGGATTGTCAGAAAAACATTCCGGAAACTGGCGAAACTTAAACAGGAAGGAGCTCTGCAAGAGAGGGATAATATTGAAACACTCATACACCTGATCCTGTCTCAGGATCACACAATTCACCAGCAAATCAGCAGAATGCAGGAACTGGATTTGGAAATTGAAAAGTGTGAAACCAAGTGCCACCTCCATTGGGTTGAAAGTGAGGGAGAAAACTATGTTCAGAAGTCTTACTTAATGGCTTCGTCTAGTAATCTTGAACAGCAAATGGATCTTCCTCACAGCCATCAGCAAGTGCAGGAAAGTCTATGCAAAAGTGAGGGGATTTTACAGGTGGAAGAAGGACTAAAACATCACAAGTTTTTGATTGAAAAACTCTCTGCTGCAATTGAACAAGAGCTTCAGGGGATTAAAACAAATGGAGATTCCTGGACAGACGAAGCCTCTAAGGGTGAAATGGAACATTCTGATTTAGACAGTGTCAAGAATGAATTGGAAGACAGCATGCAAGATGCCTTGAGGGTCCATTCTCAACTGAACTGCATACAGCAGGAGCTAAAATACAGAGACTTGATGCTTCAAAAGAAGGACAAAGAATATCAACTTCTTGCGGAAGAGCTTAATACACTGTACGCGAAAGGGAAAACTGAGGGCAGGTGCCCCCCCAGTGAGGAGCAAGCAAATGGCAGTGAACTTGCCCCAAAGACTTTCACAGGGACAGACCTTCTTCTTAAGGTGACTAATTTAGACATAAATGACACAGACTCTGATACTGGAATCAGCTCCACACACAGTCAGGACTCAGAGACAGCATTAGGGGACCTGATATTGTTGGCCACATAG